The Corynebacterium camporealensis genome contains a region encoding:
- a CDS encoding HAD family hydrolase: MDRPDRLLWRGIDGAHPFIPHVQEVPLTDVRMSKVVLLALWAPGKQALLEEIAQWAQNNYHLEISFNSGLLDMMPPGNDKGVGIGKLLAHLNLTRDQVELYTFGDSYNDLPMHMLADASFSFPWAPNDMQSQVTHVIDDVPAGLQALLSGKV; this comes from the coding sequence ATGGACCGCCCCGACCGGTTGCTATGGCGCGGCATCGACGGCGCGCATCCCTTCATCCCGCACGTCCAGGAAGTCCCGCTCACCGACGTCCGCATGTCCAAAGTCGTCCTCTTGGCACTTTGGGCGCCCGGGAAACAAGCCCTATTGGAGGAGATCGCTCAGTGGGCACAGAACAACTACCACTTGGAGATCTCTTTTAACAGCGGGCTGCTGGATATGATGCCGCCGGGCAATGATAAGGGTGTGGGCATCGGAAAGCTTTTGGCTCACCTGAACTTAACCCGGGACCAGGTGGAGCTATATACCTTTGGTGATTCCTACAATGACCTGCCCATGCACATGCTTGCCGATGCCTCCTTCAGCTTCCCCTGGGCACCCAACGACATGCAGAGCCAAGTCACGCATGTGATTGATGATGTGCCGGCAGGACTGCAGGCTTTGCTGAGCGGGAAGGTTTAG
- a CDS encoding spermidine synthase, whose protein sequence is MGRKRESSITGTYEISTGTAEVIADNYYDDGFLLHVNGVPSSHIVLGQPELLDFEYMRWIAAAIEKLLPVAPDELRMTHLGGAGCSLPRYFAHLWPKSRHTVVELDGKLADLTRELFDVPRSPTVKIRVGEARAVTETFQPASRDVIIRDVFAGDTTPHSLTTQEFFQAAYNSLGPQGLFVANCGDHSDLQGAKAEIAGLNAVFSNVAVIADPPMLKGRRYGNIILIASDGELPKLNTPEAAGLAKALLGGAVPAHYKDPAWTTKFQGGATPRRDATPDAHA, encoded by the coding sequence ATGGGCAGAAAGCGTGAGTCTTCGATTACTGGCACCTACGAGATTTCCACTGGCACCGCCGAGGTCATCGCGGATAATTACTACGACGATGGTTTTCTCCTCCACGTCAACGGTGTGCCCAGCTCGCATATTGTTTTAGGCCAACCAGAACTCCTTGATTTTGAGTACATGCGCTGGATTGCGGCTGCCATCGAGAAGCTTCTGCCGGTAGCTCCGGACGAGCTGCGGATGACGCACTTAGGTGGTGCGGGCTGTTCGCTCCCGCGCTATTTTGCGCACTTGTGGCCCAAATCCCGCCACACTGTCGTCGAACTGGATGGCAAGTTGGCTGATTTAACGCGCGAGCTTTTCGATGTCCCCCGCTCCCCGACCGTCAAAATCCGCGTCGGCGAAGCCCGTGCAGTCACCGAGACTTTTCAGCCGGCAAGCCGCGACGTAATCATTCGTGACGTCTTTGCAGGTGATACCACTCCCCATTCGTTGACAACACAGGAGTTTTTCCAGGCTGCCTATAACTCTCTTGGCCCGCAAGGGTTATTCGTGGCTAATTGCGGCGACCACTCGGATCTGCAGGGAGCGAAAGCCGAGATTGCTGGGCTCAACGCTGTGTTTAGCAACGTCGCAGTGATTGCGGATCCGCCGATGCTCAAAGGCCGGCGCTACGGCAACATCATCCTTATTGCCTCTGATGGCGAGCTACCAAAGTTGAATACTCCAGAGGCTGCCGGACTGGCCAAAGCACTACTCGGTGGCGCTGTGCCTGCGCATTACAAAGACCCCGCCTGGACTACCAAGTTCCAGGGCGGGGCCACACCTCGTAGGGACGCTACACCAGACGCGCACGCTTAA
- a CDS encoding HNH endonuclease signature motif containing protein, translated as MTVSHTLSDARLVGLDVLREAFVSAYRLAEYLDIDPAKTKSWARMAKVYYDKTKFTAKQREAVDAAEGYSIHRLELIESYARRIKDVGQQWEFRLRLLRAGGSFAEVKQQAKEQISEFVEPPSPKRGLRMNQDSEKQWSMHIRDTPDKISTLRKTLEEMVEDHGDERSLADAFWQLLNDGGNLVTPTYRTVVAIGLPEYVRILRGHGDDVVLGCSDGTTMTGAQWLGTAQDDEVFAGLFHPVHGPVNLYQTRFASFKQRVLAMAEQLVCPWPGCRVPADRCQVHHMHAHSQGGGTHPENLTMLCGYHNSVVGKGDGYRGNIIREDGEIVYKPPGKAPPRKNPHPTRDLGAMSLI; from the coding sequence ATGACAGTTTCGCACACGCTTTCCGATGCCCGCCTCGTCGGGCTCGATGTGCTGCGCGAAGCATTTGTCTCCGCCTACCGCTTGGCCGAATACCTCGATATTGACCCGGCGAAGACGAAGTCCTGGGCGCGAATGGCCAAGGTGTATTACGACAAGACGAAGTTCACCGCGAAACAGCGCGAGGCCGTCGACGCTGCGGAGGGTTATTCGATTCACCGGTTAGAACTCATTGAAAGCTATGCCCGCCGGATTAAGGACGTAGGCCAGCAGTGGGAGTTTCGCTTGCGACTGCTGCGTGCGGGTGGTTCCTTTGCGGAGGTCAAGCAGCAGGCCAAAGAGCAGATTTCGGAGTTCGTGGAACCGCCCAGCCCGAAGCGCGGTTTGCGGATGAACCAGGACAGCGAGAAGCAGTGGAGCATGCACATCCGCGATACCCCGGATAAGATTTCCACGCTGCGCAAGACGCTAGAGGAAATGGTCGAAGACCACGGTGATGAGCGCTCGCTTGCCGATGCCTTCTGGCAACTCTTAAACGACGGCGGCAATCTGGTCACCCCGACTTATCGCACGGTGGTGGCCATTGGCTTGCCGGAGTACGTGCGTATTTTGCGCGGGCATGGCGATGACGTCGTGCTGGGGTGTTCGGATGGCACGACGATGACCGGTGCGCAGTGGTTGGGCACCGCGCAAGACGATGAGGTCTTTGCCGGGTTGTTTCACCCGGTGCATGGCCCGGTGAATTTGTACCAGACGCGCTTTGCGTCGTTTAAGCAGCGCGTGCTCGCTATGGCTGAGCAGCTCGTCTGTCCCTGGCCGGGCTGTCGTGTGCCTGCGGATCGCTGCCAGGTCCACCACATGCACGCCCATTCTCAAGGTGGTGGGACGCATCCGGAGAATCTGACCATGTTGTGTGGCTATCACAACTCCGTGGTGGGCAAAGGCGATGGTTATCGGGGCAATATCATCCGCGAGGACGGTGAGATTGTCTACAAACCACCAGGTAAGGCCCCTCCTCGAAAGAACCCGCATCCCACGAGGGATTTGGGCGCGATGAGTTTAATTTAG
- a CDS encoding 3'-5' exonuclease — protein MTFDASRMLSFDLETTSTNPKEAKIVTSALVRIDGRDVQSQEMLADPGVEIPEAAAAIHGISTEKARAEGRPHDEVLDDTVKAIKNAWDEGLTLVVYNAAYDLSVLRALTGDFTVTGPVYDPFVIDRVMDKWRKGKRTLGEVSKHYGVELTNAHEATADALAAARVAWKQVRQYYPELAQKDDDELMEFQAVRWFEDREAFKKYLEGRGRDASDVSTAWPMIS, from the coding sequence ATGACTTTCGACGCCTCCCGCATGCTCTCCTTCGATTTGGAAACGACCTCGACGAATCCGAAGGAGGCTAAGATCGTGACCTCTGCGCTAGTGCGTATCGATGGCCGCGATGTGCAGTCCCAGGAAATGCTCGCCGACCCAGGCGTCGAGATCCCCGAGGCCGCCGCAGCTATCCACGGCATTAGCACCGAGAAAGCCCGCGCGGAAGGCCGCCCGCACGATGAGGTCTTAGATGACACCGTCAAAGCCATCAAGAACGCCTGGGACGAGGGTCTGACGTTGGTGGTCTACAACGCCGCTTATGATCTCTCCGTGCTGCGGGCGCTCACGGGCGATTTCACCGTTACTGGCCCCGTCTATGATCCCTTCGTCATCGACCGCGTGATGGACAAATGGCGCAAGGGCAAGCGCACCTTGGGCGAGGTCTCCAAGCACTATGGCGTCGAACTCACCAACGCCCACGAAGCAACGGCCGATGCCCTTGCCGCCGCCCGCGTGGCCTGGAAGCAAGTCCGCCAGTACTATCCCGAACTTGCGCAAAAGGACGACGATGAGCTCATGGAGTTCCAAGCTGTGCGCTGGTTCGAAGACCGCGAGGCGTTCAAGAAGTACCTCGAAGGCCGCGGCCGCGATGCCAGCGATGTCTCTACCGCCTGGCCAATGATTTCCTAA
- a CDS encoding uroporphyrinogen decarboxylase/cobalamine-independent methonine synthase family protein yields the protein MVAFGIGPYPGSNVAEAADIILSETGGLPHLPQFPDRGLGSDLVGRTAAVLSDVPLDRGPRSWRITDRPQLITHQLRDQLERDLDAVQEVWGEDLERVKVQVVGPWTMAAALELPNGHRVLTDYGAVRDVHGELQVGIAKHCQDVARRFNAEVILQLDEPMLADALRGLPGTTDFDPVRPVPAEVALDTLERFEPDYLHLGTPLWEIPVGTPLLEFAGLDTPEHLDGLGQWLDAGNRVGLGLHRKASAREAAIELARHMDRLGLQKELLATAVDVYPVEVEGAKDYAYVAEVAEILGRDAGDL from the coding sequence GTGGTCGCATTCGGCATCGGACCTTATCCTGGCAGCAACGTCGCTGAGGCAGCAGATATCATCCTCAGCGAAACCGGCGGGCTGCCGCACTTGCCGCAGTTTCCCGACCGGGGCCTAGGCTCCGACTTGGTCGGCCGTACTGCTGCAGTGCTTTCCGATGTCCCCTTAGACCGCGGACCCCGCTCCTGGCGCATCACCGACCGCCCGCAACTAATTACCCACCAGCTGCGCGACCAACTAGAACGCGACTTAGATGCCGTTCAGGAAGTCTGGGGTGAGGACCTTGAGCGAGTCAAGGTCCAGGTGGTTGGCCCGTGGACGATGGCTGCCGCCCTCGAGCTGCCCAATGGGCACCGGGTGCTCACCGATTATGGTGCGGTGCGGGATGTGCACGGGGAGTTGCAGGTGGGCATCGCCAAGCATTGCCAGGATGTCGCCCGGCGCTTTAATGCTGAGGTGATCCTCCAACTAGATGAGCCCATGCTTGCCGATGCCCTACGCGGTCTTCCCGGCACCACCGACTTCGACCCGGTGCGACCAGTGCCAGCTGAGGTAGCTTTGGATACGTTGGAGCGATTCGAACCGGATTACCTTCATCTTGGAACTCCGCTGTGGGAGATTCCTGTAGGCACGCCGCTGCTGGAGTTTGCGGGGCTGGATACCCCGGAACACCTAGATGGGCTGGGGCAGTGGTTGGATGCGGGTAACCGAGTGGGGTTGGGGCTGCATCGGAAAGCATCGGCGCGGGAGGCCGCGATTGAGCTGGCGCGGCACATGGACCGACTGGGCTTGCAGAAGGAGTTACTCGCCACGGCGGTGGATGTCTACCCCGTGGAGGTCGAGGGCGCCAAGGACTATGCCTACGTAGCGGAAGTGGCAGAGATTTTAGGCAGGGACGCAGGCGACCTTTAG
- a CDS encoding ACT domain-containing protein, with translation MSFLIRVLLPDSPGSLGQLADAFGLVEGNIQSVDIVEVFPDGTVMDDIVIELPAEVMADSLITAANAVPGVEVDSIRPFSGRVDRRGQIELLAKVASKVNDVPAAMQEVASAIPKALTSTWAIVVDNNEPIHRLASSSAAPEDDGTVPADIKVDRARSLRPEDEAWIPESWSLLDSALAAAPLGDTGLVIVMGRTGGPDYLASEVEHLGNISTILGAFLRD, from the coding sequence CGTACTCCTGCCCGATAGCCCTGGCAGCTTAGGCCAGCTTGCCGACGCATTCGGACTCGTCGAAGGCAACATCCAATCCGTGGACATCGTGGAGGTCTTCCCCGATGGCACCGTGATGGATGACATCGTCATTGAGCTGCCGGCCGAGGTCATGGCCGATTCGCTGATTACTGCCGCAAACGCTGTTCCGGGCGTAGAAGTCGATTCCATCCGCCCGTTTTCCGGCCGGGTCGATCGCCGCGGCCAGATCGAGCTGCTGGCGAAGGTGGCCTCCAAGGTCAATGATGTTCCTGCCGCGATGCAGGAGGTTGCTTCCGCTATCCCGAAGGCCTTGACGTCGACCTGGGCCATTGTCGTGGACAACAACGAGCCGATTCATCGCCTGGCGTCCTCGTCGGCTGCCCCGGAAGATGACGGCACTGTTCCTGCGGACATCAAGGTCGACCGCGCGCGCAGCCTGCGCCCCGAAGATGAAGCCTGGATTCCAGAGTCCTGGTCGCTGCTCGACTCCGCGCTGGCGGCAGCCCCGCTGGGTGATACCGGCCTGGTTATCGTCATGGGCCGTACCGGCGGCCCTGACTACCTTGCCTCTGAGGTTGAGCACCTGGGCAACATCAGCACCATTTTGGGTGCATTCCTGCGCGACTAA
- a CDS encoding HAD family hydrolase, with protein MRIAAFDMDGTIYIDHQIAPATAQAIKDWQAAGNLAIAATGKSLDPCRNALRSGNLTMDFHLLNNGTVLTDRNFDILIEQHVPDQLVTDSSTPTRAPRA; from the coding sequence ATGCGGATTGCCGCTTTCGATATGGATGGCACCATCTATATCGACCACCAGATTGCCCCGGCCACCGCTCAGGCCATCAAGGACTGGCAGGCCGCGGGCAACCTCGCCATCGCTGCTACCGGCAAGTCGCTGGATCCGTGCCGGAACGCCCTGCGCAGCGGCAACCTCACCATGGATTTCCACCTGCTCAACAACGGCACGGTGCTTACTGATCGCAACTTCGACATCCTCATCGAGCAGCACGTGCCAGACCAGCTGGTTACCGACTCCTCGACACCTACGCGGGCACCAAGGGCTTAA
- the ligA gene encoding NAD-dependent DNA ligase LigA has protein sequence MSNSGNDPQQWQRDWAELAQEVRRHRELYYNGEPAIPDADFDELFQKLLQLEKEHPELATPDSPTQQVGAAPEGAADIEHLERLMSLDNVFSNDEMRDWLERTPAKTYLTELKIDGLSIDLVYREGRLATAATRGDGRVGEDITNNARVIPDIPHELTGTEDYPVPGLVEIRGEVYMRPDEFEEINAARREDGKPAFANPRNAAAGGLRMKDPEEVKRRRLHMVCHGIGAREGFSPTSQYDAYSALEAWGLPVSPYTKRVDSAEEVLEQVAYWAEHRHDAYFEMDGLVVKVDDLGSQRALGATSRAPRWAIAYKYPPEEVTTKLIDIEVGVGRTGRVTPYAVMEPVFVSGSTVSMATLHNQYEVKRKNVLIGDTVIIRKAGEIIPEVLGPVLELRDGSEKEWVFPDNCPACGTTLAPQKEGDQDWRCPNTQSCPAQLAARLEYLASRKALDIEVLGEKAAIDLIESGVLQDESGLFELDEEKLTQTKAFTTKKGTLNAQGKKLLNNLETARNTDFWRVLVALSIRHVGPIAARALASRYGSMEALRAAAVEDLAETDGVGSIIAESFKNWFEVDWHQAIVEKWTEAGVTMEIAAEDKPKQVLEGLTIVVTGTLEDFTRDSAKEAIISRGGKATGSVSKKTDYVVAGDNAGSKEDKARDLGVRILDEAGFKQLLDTGEVGD, from the coding sequence GTGAGCAATTCGGGAAATGATCCACAGCAATGGCAACGCGACTGGGCAGAATTGGCCCAGGAAGTCCGGCGGCATCGGGAGCTGTATTACAACGGTGAGCCCGCGATTCCGGATGCGGACTTCGATGAGTTATTCCAGAAACTCCTGCAGCTCGAAAAAGAGCACCCGGAGCTAGCCACCCCGGATTCACCGACCCAGCAGGTCGGTGCCGCCCCGGAGGGTGCTGCGGACATTGAGCACCTCGAGCGGCTGATGAGCCTGGATAACGTCTTTAGCAACGACGAGATGCGCGACTGGCTCGAGCGCACTCCGGCCAAGACGTATCTCACCGAGCTCAAAATCGATGGGTTGTCCATCGACTTGGTCTACCGCGAGGGCAGGCTTGCAACGGCTGCGACGCGTGGCGATGGCCGCGTCGGCGAGGACATCACCAACAACGCCCGGGTGATTCCCGACATCCCGCATGAGCTCACCGGCACCGAGGACTATCCAGTTCCAGGATTGGTGGAAATTCGCGGCGAGGTCTACATGCGCCCGGACGAGTTCGAAGAGATCAACGCCGCGCGCCGCGAGGACGGTAAACCGGCGTTTGCCAACCCCCGCAACGCTGCCGCCGGTGGTCTGCGGATGAAGGACCCGGAAGAGGTCAAGCGCCGACGCCTGCACATGGTCTGCCACGGCATTGGTGCCCGCGAAGGCTTTTCGCCGACCTCGCAATACGATGCCTACTCCGCCCTGGAAGCCTGGGGCCTGCCGGTATCGCCCTATACCAAGCGCGTGGACTCAGCCGAAGAGGTCTTAGAGCAGGTCGCGTACTGGGCCGAACACCGCCACGACGCCTACTTCGAAATGGACGGCCTGGTAGTCAAGGTCGACGACCTTGGTTCCCAGCGCGCCCTGGGTGCTACTAGCCGTGCACCGCGCTGGGCGATTGCGTACAAGTACCCGCCGGAGGAAGTCACCACGAAACTTATCGACATCGAAGTCGGCGTCGGCCGTACCGGACGTGTGACTCCCTATGCCGTCATGGAGCCGGTGTTTGTCTCTGGTTCCACGGTGTCGATGGCCACCCTGCACAACCAGTACGAGGTCAAGCGCAAAAACGTGCTCATCGGCGATACGGTGATCATCCGCAAGGCCGGCGAAATCATCCCGGAGGTCCTAGGCCCGGTGCTCGAGCTTCGCGATGGCAGCGAAAAAGAATGGGTCTTTCCCGACAACTGCCCCGCGTGCGGAACCACGCTCGCACCGCAAAAAGAAGGCGACCAAGACTGGCGCTGCCCGAATACCCAGTCCTGTCCAGCACAGCTAGCCGCGCGCCTGGAATACTTGGCTTCCCGCAAGGCACTCGACATCGAGGTCCTGGGCGAAAAAGCCGCTATCGATCTCATCGAATCCGGTGTGCTGCAAGACGAATCCGGGCTGTTCGAACTCGATGAGGAAAAACTCACCCAAACCAAGGCCTTTACCACCAAGAAGGGCACGCTCAACGCCCAAGGTAAAAAGCTGCTGAACAACCTAGAGACCGCCCGCAACACCGATTTCTGGCGCGTACTCGTTGCGCTATCGATTCGCCACGTCGGCCCGATCGCCGCCCGCGCCCTGGCATCCCGCTACGGATCCATGGAAGCCCTGCGCGCCGCTGCCGTAGAAGACCTCGCCGAAACCGATGGCGTCGGCAGCATCATCGCCGAATCCTTCAAAAACTGGTTTGAAGTCGACTGGCACCAAGCAATCGTCGAGAAGTGGACCGAAGCTGGCGTGACCATGGAGATCGCCGCCGAAGACAAACCCAAACAGGTCTTAGAAGGCCTCACTATCGTCGTCACCGGCACCCTAGAGGATTTCACCCGCGATTCCGCCAAGGAAGCGATTATCTCCCGCGGCGGCAAAGCCACCGGCTCAGTATCGAAGAAGACCGACTATGTCGTGGCAGGCGACAACGCCGGATCCAAGGAAGACAAAGCCCGCGACCTCGGTGTGCGCATTCTCGATGAAGCAGGCTTCAAGCAGCTGCTCGATACCGGTGAAGTAGGGGACTAG
- the mnmA gene encoding tRNA 2-thiouridine(34) synthase MnmA, whose product MRVLVAMSGGVDSSVAAARAVEAGHDVVGVHLALHQDAQQTREKARGCCSLEDSADARRICDKLGIPFYVWDFSDEFKQEVIGDFVDSYARGETPNPCLRCNEKIKFRALLQKGMALGFDAVATGHYATIDSEGYMRRSKDENKDQSYVLGVISAEELEHCFFPIGDTPKPQIREEAAKHGFSTASKPDSYDICFIPDGNTQAFLGKHIGLRPGMIVDQEGQELKSHDGAWNYTIGQRKGLDIKAPAADGRPRYVTDINAETGTVTVGAREDLKVTEIQADRLKYLHPAMDGEVDCEVQVRAHGSVVPCQAIIDRDNDTMTLSLSEPLQGVARGQAAVLYLPSPDDLGDIVLGSGTICATS is encoded by the coding sequence ATGCGTGTATTGGTAGCCATGAGCGGCGGTGTGGATTCCTCTGTGGCCGCAGCCCGTGCCGTGGAAGCCGGACACGACGTCGTCGGCGTGCACTTAGCACTACACCAGGACGCCCAGCAAACCCGTGAAAAAGCCCGTGGTTGCTGCTCGCTGGAGGATTCCGCGGATGCCCGGCGTATCTGCGACAAGCTCGGTATCCCGTTTTATGTCTGGGATTTCTCCGATGAGTTCAAACAAGAAGTCATCGGCGATTTCGTCGACTCCTACGCTCGTGGTGAAACCCCGAACCCGTGTTTGCGCTGCAACGAAAAAATCAAGTTCCGTGCCCTGCTGCAAAAGGGCATGGCTCTTGGCTTCGACGCGGTGGCCACCGGCCACTACGCCACCATTGACTCCGAGGGCTACATGCGACGCTCCAAGGACGAGAACAAGGACCAGTCGTATGTGCTGGGTGTGATTTCCGCGGAGGAATTAGAGCACTGCTTTTTCCCCATTGGCGATACCCCGAAGCCACAAATCCGGGAAGAAGCCGCCAAGCATGGCTTTTCGACGGCCTCTAAGCCCGATTCCTACGACATCTGCTTTATCCCCGATGGCAACACCCAAGCGTTCTTGGGAAAGCACATCGGTTTGCGCCCAGGCATGATTGTTGACCAGGAAGGCCAGGAGCTCAAAAGCCACGACGGCGCGTGGAACTACACCATCGGCCAGCGCAAGGGACTTGATATCAAGGCACCAGCTGCCGATGGCCGACCGCGCTACGTCACCGACATCAACGCTGAGACCGGCACCGTGACCGTCGGCGCACGCGAGGACCTTAAAGTCACCGAGATTCAGGCAGACCGCCTGAAGTACCTCCACCCGGCCATGGATGGCGAAGTCGACTGCGAAGTCCAAGTCCGCGCGCATGGCTCCGTGGTGCCGTGTCAGGCAATCATTGATCGCGACAACGACACCATGACGTTGTCCCTCAGCGAGCCACTACAAGGAGTAGCCCGGGGACAAGCCGCGGTGTTGTATCTTCCCAGCCCCGATGACCTGGGCGATATCGTGCTGGGGTCGGGAACTATCTGCGCAACGAGCTAA